One Deltaproteobacteria bacterium genomic region harbors:
- a CDS encoding DUF799 family lipoprotein encodes MRNNKNKVYLAIIAILFTISCATIPKNFGPERIMPSSILVIPPMNDTVDLSAPDVVWPIVHNQIIVRGYKSPSIAFVKQVLLQHHIHYAGEINMYTPEELGKMFDVDAVLYTTITDWATTWLIVYASQTVGLQFVLKSAKDGQLLWKNHYTDTERGVAVNPRQMAALAIGAAVSPYTPMARRVVNIAFSRFPLSNYKNQQ; translated from the coding sequence ATGCGGAACAATAAAAATAAAGTGTATCTTGCCATAATAGCAATCTTATTTACAATAAGTTGCGCAACTATACCAAAAAACTTTGGACCCGAAAGGATAATGCCCAGCAGTATTTTGGTAATTCCTCCAATGAATGATACGGTAGATTTAAGCGCTCCCGACGTTGTATGGCCGATTGTCCATAATCAAATAATCGTAAGGGGCTATAAATCTCCTTCCATAGCTTTTGTCAAACAGGTATTGCTGCAGCATCATATACATTACGCCGGCGAGATAAACATGTATACTCCTGAGGAATTAGGTAAAATGTTCGATGTAGATGCAGTACTCTATACAACAATAACGGATTGGGCTACAACATGGTTAATTGTTTATGCCTCACAGACAGTTGGATTACAGTTTGTACTTAAAAGCGCTAAGGATGGCCAGCTATTATGGAAAAACCATTACACAGATACGGAGAGAGGCGTTGCTGTAAATCCCAGACAAATGGCCGCACTTGCAATAGGTGCAGCAGTATCTCCTTACACCCCGATGGCCAGACGGGTGGTAAATATAGCTTTTTCACGGTTTCCATTAAGCAATTACAAGAATCAGCAGTAA
- a CDS encoding CarD family transcriptional regulator — translation MFKVGDIAVYPAHGVGKIVEIEMKEIGGGKDTFYVMKIFENNMKVMVPTHNANAVGLRRVISNDMVSKVFEIFKEKRITVDNQTWNRRFREYTEKIKTGSVFEIAEVLKDLYLLKTQKDLSFGERKLFDTAKNLLLKELVVVTGKDEEVLEKEINSIFGR, via the coding sequence ATGTTTAAAGTAGGCGATATCGCTGTTTACCCTGCCCATGGGGTAGGAAAAATAGTTGAAATAGAGATGAAAGAAATAGGTGGCGGTAAAGATACATTTTATGTAATGAAGATTTTTGAGAACAACATGAAAGTAATGGTCCCGACACATAATGCAAATGCAGTTGGATTAAGAAGAGTTATATCGAATGATATGGTTTCTAAAGTTTTTGAGATATTTAAAGAAAAAAGGATTACCGTTGATAATCAAACATGGAACAGAAGATTTAGAGAATACACAGAGAAGATAAAAACAGGATCTGTTTTTGAAATCGCAGAAGTTTTGAAAGATCTCTACCTGTTGAAAACTCAAAAAGATCTTTCCTTCGGCGAAAGAAAGTTATTTGACACAGCTAAGAATTTGTTATTAAAAGAATTAGTTGTTGTTACAGGTAAAGATGAAGAAGTACTTGAAAAAGAGATAAATAGTATTTTTGGAAGATAA
- a CDS encoding ferritin yields the protein MSATYNDWEKLDELSKDLERVRTSINEESDAINWYQQRISATKDPELRHILEHNRDEEKEHLAMLIEWIRKHDTAQDKAFKEHD from the coding sequence ATGTCCGCAACTTATAATGACTGGGAAAAACTTGATGAGTTATCAAAAGACCTTGAAAGGGTAAGAACTTCGATTAACGAAGAATCGGATGCTATAAACTGGTATCAACAACGTATCTCAGCAACAAAAGATCCGGAGTTGAGACATATACTCGAACATAACCGTGATGAGGAGAAAGAGCATCTTGCAATGCTTATTGAATGGATCAGAAAACATGACACAGCACAGGATAAAGCGTTTAAAGAGCATGATTGA
- a CDS encoding acyl-CoA dehydrogenase family protein, with amino-acid sequence MIDFELTPLMKMAKEFLHNYAKDVMRPISRQYDENEHTEPTEFIQKTYEMFKSLGFGFSTTKVSGEDEAKSEIKKEKTDKPKIEMNLLGVMALEELAWGCPALTLRIPGPGLGGAAIMAAGTPEQKKRFMKILNGPKPSYGAMALTEPGFGSDASAVGTTAVKDGDYYILNGTKIFVTGGEMAELYVVWATLGKELGRSGIKAFVVEKGTPGLKMARLENKLGLRASDTAEIVLDDCRVHKDNLLGGEKKEEKGFKGAMQTFDATRPIVAAMAVGIARAAYDYIYEDLVTKDGLEINYGRSIHKRGYVETLLEDMEAKLEAARLLTWKAAWMLDKGEPNLKEASMAKAKAGAVVDEITQKAIELYGPEGYSRRHMLEKWMRDAKVYDVFEGTGQVQRLVIARAILNYTRKELR; translated from the coding sequence ATGATAGATTTTGAGCTTACACCTTTAATGAAAATGGCAAAGGAATTTTTACACAATTATGCCAAGGATGTTATGAGACCCATATCAAGGCAATACGATGAAAACGAGCATACCGAGCCTACCGAATTTATCCAGAAAACGTATGAGATGTTTAAATCGCTCGGGTTTGGTTTTTCAACTACAAAAGTAAGCGGAGAAGATGAAGCAAAAAGCGAAATTAAGAAAGAGAAGACCGATAAGCCTAAAATAGAAATGAATCTTCTCGGTGTTATGGCACTTGAAGAACTTGCATGGGGATGCCCTGCTCTAACGCTTAGAATACCCGGTCCCGGGCTTGGAGGTGCTGCAATCATGGCGGCAGGTACACCCGAACAAAAAAAGCGGTTTATGAAGATATTGAATGGCCCAAAACCAAGCTACGGAGCAATGGCATTAACAGAACCGGGGTTTGGTTCCGATGCATCCGCGGTCGGCACAACCGCTGTAAAGGATGGGGATTATTACATACTCAACGGAACAAAAATATTCGTAACAGGCGGTGAGATGGCCGAGCTCTATGTTGTATGGGCAACACTCGGTAAGGAGCTTGGCCGGTCAGGCATAAAGGCTTTTGTTGTAGAGAAAGGAACACCTGGGCTAAAAATGGCAAGGCTTGAAAATAAACTCGGCTTAAGGGCATCAGATACAGCGGAGATCGTGCTTGATGATTGCAGGGTCCACAAGGATAACCTTCTTGGCGGAGAGAAAAAAGAAGAGAAGGGATTTAAAGGGGCAATGCAAACATTTGATGCAACAAGACCCATTGTTGCAGCTATGGCAGTAGGAATAGCAAGGGCGGCTTACGATTATATTTATGAAGACCTTGTAACAAAAGATGGACTAGAGATAAATTATGGAAGATCAATCCATAAAAGGGGCTATGTCGAAACACTGCTTGAAGATATGGAGGCAAAACTGGAAGCCGCGAGATTGCTCACATGGAAGGCGGCATGGATGCTCGACAAAGGTGAACCCAATCTTAAAGAAGCATCAATGGCAAAGGCAAAGGCAGGGGCTGTAGTTGATGAGATTACTCAAAAGGCGATAGAGCTATACGGTCCGGAAGGGTATTCTCGCAGGCATATGCTTGAGAAATGGATGCGGGATGCAAAGGTATACGATGTCTTCGAAGGCACAGGGCAGGTGCAAAGACTTGTTATAGCAAGGGCAATACTTAATTATACAAGAAAAGAACTTAGATAG
- a CDS encoding acyl-CoA dehydrogenase family protein yields MVSFQLSEEQTLLRDTCRDFALTVMRKSDRNADESGEIPLEIIQQGHQLGLTFSYIPVAYGGAGEKVSAINSIIALEELAYGNLSMTLNITAPSLFTLPVLFFGTEEQKKKYFAMINAEKFQPFTAAIVEPLVKFDMEYLKTTAKDDGEDIVINGEKASVALGEAAIATLVFARKGSGQGFAGVDGYIVSKDGFVVKEREKNQGLRALQQASITLEGTRISKDNVLSLTGGFATLVARSRVAMTALTTGVCRAAYDYALNYSKERIAFGEPIASRQSIAFTLAEMAIEIDAMRLMAWKAAWMLDKGMDAYKEAAIAKRYSADAAMFITRNAVQILGGHGFIREHPVEMWYRDARVFAATEFLAII; encoded by the coding sequence ATGGTTTCTTTCCAATTAAGCGAAGAACAAACCTTACTGAGAGATACATGCAGAGATTTTGCATTAACGGTAATGAGAAAAAGCGACAGAAACGCTGACGAATCCGGTGAGATACCACTGGAAATAATACAGCAGGGGCATCAGCTTGGTTTAACATTCAGTTATATCCCAGTGGCGTACGGAGGTGCCGGTGAAAAGGTTTCTGCAATTAATAGCATAATTGCCTTAGAAGAACTCGCTTATGGTAACCTCTCTATGACCCTCAACATTACAGCACCATCATTGTTCACACTGCCTGTACTTTTTTTCGGAACAGAAGAGCAAAAAAAGAAATACTTCGCTATGATCAATGCAGAAAAGTTTCAGCCCTTTACAGCAGCAATAGTAGAGCCGTTGGTTAAATTCGATATGGAATATTTAAAAACTACGGCAAAAGATGACGGCGAAGATATTGTTATAAATGGTGAAAAAGCGAGTGTTGCACTTGGTGAAGCTGCAATCGCAACACTCGTTTTTGCAAGAAAGGGAAGCGGTCAGGGGTTTGCAGGTGTTGACGGCTATATCGTTTCCAAAGACGGCTTTGTTGTAAAAGAAAGGGAAAAGAACCAGGGACTAAGGGCTTTACAACAAGCTTCAATAACACTTGAGGGGACAAGAATTTCAAAAGATAATGTGTTATCCTTAACAGGCGGCTTTGCAACACTCGTTGCAAGATCTCGTGTGGCAATGACCGCATTAACAACTGGCGTTTGCAGAGCTGCTTATGATTACGCGCTTAACTACTCAAAAGAAAGGATTGCTTTTGGAGAGCCGATTGCGTCAAGGCAATCCATTGCGTTTACACTAGCGGAGATGGCAATAGAGATTGATGCAATGAGACTTATGGCATGGAAAGCGGCATGGATGCTCGATAAAGGTATGGATGCTTATAAAGAAGCAGCTATAGCAAAAAGGTATTCTGCAGATGCGGCAATGTTTATAACGAGAAATGCTGTCCAGATACTCGGCGGGCACGGCTTTATTAGAGAACATCCTGTAGAGATGTGGTACAGGGATGCAAGGGTATTTGCTGCAACAGAATTTTTAGCTATAATATAA